A part of Sporanaerobacter acetigenes DSM 13106 genomic DNA contains:
- a CDS encoding MarR family winged helix-turn-helix transcriptional regulator produces MQSKLRGGIKISSTDKGIIIAYLIKEVYFKLNNSIKAKFEDIGLTVPQITIMSMLYKNGSMKVSDISEEMYITNGTVSGIIDRLEKQKLVSRTRSERDRRVVYIALTEDGYNIAKGFKNVIDNYFHDLFSNSSEEELETIITGLQILKNIVDR; encoded by the coding sequence ATGCAAAGTAAATTGAGAGGTGGGATAAAAATTTCTAGTACAGACAAAGGCATAATCATTGCTTATCTTATAAAGGAAGTTTATTTTAAGTTAAACAATAGCATAAAAGCAAAGTTTGAAGATATTGGATTGACGGTTCCGCAGATTACAATCATGAGTATGCTGTATAAAAATGGAAGTATGAAAGTTAGTGATATAAGTGAAGAAATGTATATCACTAATGGGACAGTTTCTGGTATCATCGATAGATTAGAAAAACAAAAACTAGTTTCTAGAACTAGAAGTGAAAGAGACAGGAGGGTTGTCTATATAGCTCTTACAGAAGATGGGTACAATATTGCAAAAGGTTTTAAAAATGTCATTGATAATTATTTTCATGATTTGTTTTCCAATTCTTCAGAGGAAGAATTAGAAACTATAATTACAGGACTTCAAATACTAAAAAATATAGTAGATAGATAA